One Acidimicrobiia bacterium genomic window, CCCAGTTCTCCAAGCGCACCCGCATGAAGTCGGGCCACCAGGTGAGTTCGGCGCCGCGGGCCAGCATCTCCTCCTTCGGCGGGTAACGGATGAACCACTGTTGGCTGGTGACGATCTCCAAGGGGCGGCTGCCGTTTTCCCAGAACTTCACCGAGTGGGTGATGGGGCGGATCTCGCCGTCGATGGCCTCGGCCTCGAGGAGCAGTTCGACGATGCGGGCCTGGGCTTGCTTGGCCGTCTTGCCAGCGAGTTCGTCGTAGGACCGTTGGGCCCCTTCGACGTCTTGGCTCGGCCAGCCCTGGTCACCCCAGGTCACCGGCCGTAACCGACCATCGCGCTGCACGATGGCCCGCACCGGCAGTTCCAACTCACGCCACCAGACCACGTCGGTGGTGTCACCGAAGGTGCAGATCATGGCGATCCCGGTGCCCTTTTCGGGGTCGGCGAGTTCATGAGCGAGGATCGGCACGCTCACCCCAAACAGCGGGGTGACGGCGGATTGACCGAACAATGGCTGGAACCGCTCGTCGTCGGGATGGGCGACCACCGCCACACAGGCCGGCAATAACTCCGGGCGAGTGGTGTCGATGAGGAGCGGACCGTTCGGGCCGGCGAACACGAGCTTGTGGTACGCGCCGGGCAACTCTTTGTCGGTGAGTTCGGCCTGGGCCACCGACGTGCGCATGTCCACATCCCACAGCGTGGGCGACTCGGATCGGTAGGCGAGGTCGCGCTGCACCAGACGCAGGAAGCCCCGCTGGCTGGTGCGCGTGGCCTTGGCCCCCATGGTCGTATAGGTGTGGTCCCAGTCCACCGAGAGACCCACGGTGGCCCAGAGGTCGTGGTACGCCGCCTCAAACTCCGGGACCACCTCTTCGCACAGTTCGATGAAGTTGGGTCGGCTCACGGGAACGGCGCGTGCCTTCGGGTCTACCTTTACCGGGCGGCGGAAGTGGGGGTCGTAGGGGAGGGTGGGGTCCACCATCGTGCCCGTGAGCAGTTGCACCCGGCGCTCCACGTTCAGCCCGTTGTCGTCCCAACCCATCGGATAGAACACCTCTTTGCCGCGCATGCGCTGATAACGGGCGATGAGGTCGGTGTGGGTGTAACTGAACACGTGGCCCGGGTGGAGCGTGCCGCTCACCGTGGGAGGCGGGGTGTCGATCGAGAACACCTCGGCGCGCCCCTTCGTGCGGTCGAAGCGGTAGGTGCCGTCGGCATCCCATTGCTGGCGCCACTTGGCTTCGAGCCCGTCGAGGGACGGCTTGTCGGGGATGGTCGTCACGGGGGCGCAGGATAGTTGCGGGCGCTGGCGCACCACGATTGCCCTTGACGCGGGGTGGCCCCGGGTGGGTTCGGTCGGAGCCGGAGGGGCGCATCGGTCATGATGAGGCGGTGAGCACCATCCGGCCGACTCCCGGTCTCGAGGACCTGCGGCTCTACGACAGCCGGACCCGTCGGGTGCAGCCCTTTGTGCCGCTGGCCCCCCCGCGGGTGGGGATCTACTCGTGCGGCCCCACCGTTTACGCCCCGCAGCACCTGGGCAACATGCGGAGTCAGGTGATCCCGGATCTCCTGCGGCGGGTGGTGACGGCGGCGGGCTATGAGGTCACCTACGTCACCAACATCACCGATGTGGGCCATCTGGTGTCCAACGCCGACGACGGCGATGACAAACTCGAACAAGCCGCTGCCGCTACCGGGCGGTCCGCCGCCGAGATTGCCGCGCACTTTACCGAGCAGTGGGCCACCGATCGTCGCCGGCTCGGTTGCCAAGAGCCCGACATCGTGCCGAGAGCGGCCAGCCACATCCCCGAGCAGATCGCCATGGTGGAGATCCTCCAAGCGCAGGGCCACACCTATGTGGTGGACGACGGCGTGTACTTCGATGTGTCGACTTTCCCCCGCTACGCGGAGTTTGCCGGTCTCGACCTCGACGAGATGACCACGAGCGGCCGCATCGAGCACATCGAGGCCAAGCGCCACCCCGCCGATTTCGCGCTGTGGAAACTCACCCCGCCCGGGATGGTGCGCCAGCAGGAGTGGGACTCGCCCTGGGGACGGGGCTTTCCGGGATGGCACATCGAGTGCTCGGCCATGGCGACGAAGTACCTCGGGGAGCGCTTCGACATCCATACCGGCGGGGTTGATCATCAGCGCGTGCACCACACCAACGAGGTGGCCCAGAGCGAGTGCGTGCTCGACGTGCACCCGTGGGTGGGCACCTGGATGCACAACGAGTTCCTGGACCTCGGCGGGGCCAAGATCTCCAAGTCCAAAGGCGATGTGTTGGTGGTGGACACGATCGTGGAACGCGGTTTGGATCCGTTGGCCTTTCGCTACTTCACCTTCCAGGCCCACTATCGCCAGCAACAGGCC contains:
- a CDS encoding cysteine--tRNA ligase produces the protein MAGATWLRARRGTACRGWSSRGRRIVAGAGAPRLPLTRGGPGWVRSEPEGRIGHDEAVSTIRPTPGLEDLRLYDSRTRRVQPFVPLAPPRVGIYSCGPTVYAPQHLGNMRSQVIPDLLRRVVTAAGYEVTYVTNITDVGHLVSNADDGDDKLEQAAAATGRSAAEIAAHFTEQWATDRRRLGCQEPDIVPRAASHIPEQIAMVEILQAQGHTYVVDDGVYFDVSTFPRYAEFAGLDLDEMTTSGRIEHIEAKRHPADFALWKLTPPGMVRQQEWDSPWGRGFPGWHIECSAMATKYLGERFDIHTGGVDHQRVHHTNEVAQSECVLDVHPWVGTWMHNEFLDLGGAKISKSKGDVLVVDTIVERGLDPLAFRYFTFQAHYRQQQAFSWEAMEAANTALRRLVGHAAVARAAGGTSNPAAVDPYRRRFWSALADDLKAPQALAVVWEAVRDPGLSPADTWALLTDADRALGLGLADAVAPDADEQGSDPRIDGLVAQRQAARAAKDFATSDRLRDALSAEGIEILDTPTGTTWRRSGG
- the valS gene encoding valine--tRNA ligase, with product MPDKPSLDGLEAKWRQQWDADGTYRFDRTKGRAEVFSIDTPPPTVSGTLHPGHVFSYTHTDLIARYQRMRGKEVFYPMGWDDNGLNVERRVQLLTGTMVDPTLPYDPHFRRPVKVDPKARAVPVSRPNFIELCEEVVPEFEAAYHDLWATVGLSVDWDHTYTTMGAKATRTSQRGFLRLVQRDLAYRSESPTLWDVDMRTSVAQAELTDKELPGAYHKLVFAGPNGPLLIDTTRPELLPACVAVVAHPDDERFQPLFGQSAVTPLFGVSVPILAHELADPEKGTGIAMICTFGDTTDVVWWRELELPVRAIVQRDGRLRPVTWGDQGWPSQDVEGAQRSYDELAGKTAKQAQARIVELLLEAEAIDGEIRPITHSVKFWENGSRPLEIVTSQQWFIRYPPKEEMLARGAELTWWPDFMRVRLENWVNGLMGDWNITRQRFFGVPFPVWYPIDADGRTNFLAPILAEEASLPIDPTTAVPPGFTEAQRNQSGGFAADPDVMDTWATSSLTPQIVCGWEDDPDLFERTFPMDLRPQAHEIIRTWLFATVVRSHYEHNTLPWANAAISGFIVDPDRKKLSKSAGNMPDDPVVLLQRHGADAVRYWSANGRPGMDMSFDEGQMKIGRRLAIKLLNASKFALSFGAATGEVTEPLDRAMLLRLADLIDDATACFDRFDYARALERTESHFWTFCNDYLELVKNRAYRDDDGARSARAALGPALEAILKLFAPFLPYVTEEVWSWFQTHSIHRSTWPESAALRSLAGPSGDPAVLTVAAEVLTELRRAKSEAQQSMRTAVERVVVTDTPERLGWLEAARGDLCAAGVVTELITTPGDAFAVVVTLATSE